From the genome of Kluyveromyces lactis strain NRRL Y-1140 chromosome F complete sequence:
TTGGAAGGTTCCGTCATTGCTGTCGGTACCATGATTGCTTACTGGATTGATTTCGGTCTATCTTACGTTGACACTTCTGTTCAATGGAGATTCCCTGTCGCTATGCAAATTTTCTTCGCTATTCTATTGATGATTGGTATTGTTCAATTACCTGATTCTCCTCGTTGGTTAGTCGCTCAAGGGCGTCGCGAAGAAGCTATGTACGTCTTGGGTAAATTGGATGACTTGGATCCTAATGATGACCAAATTGTTGCCGAAGTCAGTACTATTCAAGACGCTGTTAACCGTTTCAAGCACCAAAAGAGATCTATGAAGGAATTACTACACGGTGGTAAGGGTCAAAACCTCCAACGTGCTTTAGTAGCTGCTTCAactcaattcttccaacaatttACTGGTTGTAATGCCGCTATCTACTATTCCACCGTGTTGTTCAAAAAGACTATCAAATTAGAAGACAGATTATCCTTGGTTTTGGGTGGTGTTTTCGCCACAATTTATGCTCTATCTACCATCCcatctttcttcttgattGAAACCTTGGgtagaagaaaattgttTATGTTGGGTGCTTTCGGTCAAGgttgttctttcttgattaCATTTGCCTGTTTGGTTCATGACACTACACAAAATGCTAAGGGTGCAGCCGTtggtttgttcttgtttaTCGTCTTCTTCGGTATGTCCATTCTATCTCTACCATGGATTTACCCACCAGAAATTGCTTCTATGAGAGTTCGTTCCATGACTAATGCCTTTTCCACATGTACCAACTGGTTGTGTAACTTTGCCGTTGTCATGTTTACCCCAATTTTCATTCAAGACGCTGGCTGGGGTTGCTACTTATTCTTCGCGTGTATTAACTTCCTCTATTTGCCagtcatcttcttcttctaccCAGAAACTGCAGGTAgaactttggaagaaatcgATATCATCTTCGCCAAGTCTTACACTGATAAGACTGCTGCATGGAGAGTCGCTGCCAACTTGCCAAAACTATCTCTTGCTGAAATCGAAGATCACGGTAACGCGTTGGGTCTATACGATGACGATctagaaaaggaagatgaaTTAGAAGAAGACGTTGACAGCAAGGAACAATCTCATCCAGGTTTCtctttgttccaaagaaaaaagtcTTCTAAGAACGTTACTGAAAATAATGCTGAAAAGTCCGATGCAACTGCTAACGATAACACTCAAACCCCATCCAGTAACGAATCTAACGAACAAAACTAAACATCATCATGCAGTTAATTCAGTAACAATGTCAAATAATTTTGCTCGACGTACCATCTTAATTTCTGTATCAGGGATGAGATATGATAAATTTTAATGAATAGTGGTACAGTAGTACGCGTACCCTTCAACATTCACATTCCAACCTTTCACTAATAGTATATTAATTAATACCATAATATTCTCTATTGTTATGTTTAGAGTCTCTTCCTTGACATATCTAACCCAGAAGCTTCAGATGCTTTTCGTTTGACTACAGGAAGAGGTGATATTCTGTTCCaataatattcaattgTCCAATCATTTACTGGAAATATGTACATTGTTAATCATAGAAGTATACCAAATCATTTTATTCGCATGCGAAGACTCTTCCAATACAAGCACTTATCAGGACACACTTCGCATGATCTTCTCCATAAGTTGGTGTGTTGATGTGGTTGaccttttatttttttcttccttgatTCTCCCCTCATCGCTATTAAATGCCTATAGagaaataaaagatgaGATTTTCCGGAATTAAACTTCTAAAGCACGAGAAAGCCCTTTTCTGCTATGGCTGGTTCTATGTATTATATACCGAAAGAAGACATAAATCTaaacatcatcaacagTTTAAAGAAGCTTGAATAGCAAACCGGACTTGAATCAAGCCTTTAATTTAATCAACAGAGCAGTACTTTATACTCTTTCGTTTGCGTCTACCGAACTGGAATCAATGTTCTTTGAAAGCATTTCGGTGCGTGGtagcttcttttttttcaatatttttcaCACTAAGCAGCTTTTACTATGGGATGatgaatatcaacaaattctGAATATTTTTATCTATAGATATCGATCTTGACATTAAGAGTCATACTGAATATGTTaatgaaactgaaactTGTATAAAAACAACCCATTGGTTTCATAActttttttgtttccattAAACAGATTGAGCATCGGTTAGAAATTGTGCTTCTGGAAAAAGCCATTTGTGGAGTAACTCTATAACGGAAAACCACGCATATTATTTAACGATGAAGGTCACTTTTTCGCTTATGCAGAAGGCATCAAAACAGATAGATAAGTTCGCATTGTACGTTCCCAAAAGCGGCGTGTTTCCTAAGGGATTCAAAGTAGCCACTCAAGCTACTGGTGTCAAGAAAAATGGCAATTTAGATCTAGGTATCATTAGAAATGTTAATACATCTCGTCCATCGAGTGCTGCTGCTGTGTTTACTACAAATAAATTCAAGGCTGCTCCAGTTCTTGTATCTAAAGAAGTATTGGAAGTTACTGGTGGTGAGAATGTTGATGCTATTGTGGTTAACTCTGGATGTGCTAATGCCGTTACTGGGGAAGTCGGTTTGAAAGATGCCAGGGAAATCGCTGGTGTGGCTAATCAAAACTTGGGTAAACAAAATGCCACTTTGGTCATGTCCACTGGTGTCATTGGGCAAAGATTATCAATGGATAAGATTGTACCAGCTCTATCGCAACAATTCGAAACCAATGCgttcaaagatgatttcGAATCCTGGTTGAATCTGGCCAGGGCGATTTCCACCACCGATACCTTCCCAAAGCttatttcttccaatttcaaattggCCAACGGTACTGAGTATACTCTTACCGGTATTGCTAAGGGTGCCGGTATGATTTGCCCTAACATGGCTACATTGTTGGGATTCATCGTTACCGATTTGCCAATCACTCCATCTGCATTGCAAAAAATGTTGCGTTCCGCCACTGATCGTTCCTTTAACTGTATTTCAGTAGATGGTGATATGAGTACTAACGACACTATCAGTATGCTTGCCAACGGTGCTGTCGATACAGCTgttattgatgaaaacagtCAGGATTTTGTTCAAGTACAAACTCAAGTAACAGAATTTGCCCAACGGTTGGCACAATTAGTTGTCCGTGATGGTGAAGGATCCACCAAATTTGTTACTGTTAACGTCAAGAACGCcttgaatttcaaagatgctAAGATTATAGCGGAATCTATTTCTAATTCTATGTTGGTTAAAACCGCTTTATATGGTCAAGACGCTAACTGGGGCAGAATTCTTTGTGCTATTGGATACGCTAAATTGGACAACCTACAATCTTTAGATGATAAAAAGATCAATGTGTCCTTTGTTGCTACTGATAATTCGGAACCAAAGGAGTTGAAGCTAATCGTTGATGGTGTACCACAacttgatattgatgaagcAAGAGCATCTGAACTTTTGGCACAACAAGACTTAGAAGTACTAGTTGATCTCGGCACTGGTTCTGAAGAGTGTCAATTCTGGACTTGCGACTTGACTCATGAGTACGTGACTATCAACGGTGACTATCGTTCGTAAGTGTTTAGCCTTTTACTGCATTAAATCACTTATAATATGTCTATAGGACATTCCAGATGAAACTTTCATAATCTTGTTATTAAACTTAAGTAAACTATTGAATTGTGACTTTATCACTTAAAAACTCTGAAAACGCATGAGCTTCAAAGATAGtaactttgaaatattgtCGCTTTGGAAGTACTTTCAAAAGCTCAACAATTTCGGGGGGAATGGGGTCTTCATTGGCtttgaattttttgaaagcttGTCCGTCTTCCTCCTCTCGCATTGTGCGTTTGAGATTATTAGAGCCACGATCCAAGGCGATTGCTTCAGGCATGACATCGCGGACCATATAATCTAGCTCTAGCCTTTGCAGATAATTAACATCGAGCACCTTATATTTGTTGGTGAATTCTTCTAACTTGTTCACTTCAGGAAACTTCTCAAAGAATctcttttccaaagttCTCACACTATTTAGAGAACCAACCTTagattcaaagaatataaCTTTTTGGAagatcatcttcaaaaggTGAGAATCTGAGATTTTGTCAATACTACTCTCAAACAAAGATTTGACTTGAGATTCTTCATTGACATAGATAAGGAAGTCCAGATATTTGTTAATATACTCACCATCCGTAGCAAAATATTTAAGTCCCAATTCTAGAACCTTGCACGCAGTTTTGGTATCCTTGCTGATGTGGTACTCGATATATGCGTTCTCCAAGTAAATATCGGGTGTTACAAGTTTTTTTAACCTACGGCATTTGCCAAAGATTTTACGAGACGCTGCAAGACCCTGTATCCTCTTCATTGTATTCATGTATACGCAGTATACGTATGTTAGTTTTGATTTCAGCTGGTTGATAGCACTTTCGTTTGTTGGATCATCTTCCATAAGTGCTGCCAAATCAAGATGTATGCGGTCAATACACGATAATATTGTGGTTTCTATCTCTGGTATTTTGGTATTTAACTCGTACTGTTCTGAAAGGCTGAAAGCCAATACTGCAGAATTTGGTATGCATTGCTGTCCTAACTTCAAGTACTTAGTAATAACAGTAGAATCAGTATTTTTCTCGCCTTGATAGTTTGCCATATTGAACCAAATTTCAGGTGCAAAGCAGACATGCTGCGCTGCCTgcatatatacatatgtCATTCTGGCCTTGTGAAGGTCATCTGATAGTTCCAACTTGTTGTCTGATTCCCAACGAATCCATTCCAACCATATAAGTAATTGCTGAACATCGTACTCGTTGGGTTTCGGAAGATTGGATTCAGTGGCTTGATTTAACGTAATTGgtaaatttcttttcaatcCTTTCGTGATGTTCAACCAGTCCTGATACAAAGATCTCGCATTCATATACTGGGCAGACAGCTCTCCGATGTGTCTACGAGCAGTAAGCTGATTAACATCCTGTTCCCACTGAGTATATCTTTGCCACATAGATTCCAAACAGTCCATTGGTTGACATAATAGAGTCTTGTATAATTTCCTTATATACTGAACTCTCTGTTGCTCCTCAAACTTGTTGACAGGCTTCCAATGCTCTAAAAAGTGAAGGTATTCATTCCAAAATTGTATTGATTTTGGTTCGAAAATGGCACACTTATCTACCACGACTTGGAAAGCCTGAATTACGATGTTTCTCGCTTCTTCACCGCCGGTGATAATgtcattcttctttctcacATAAGTTATATAAGATAACCATAAAGAGAGATCATTGTTCCCCAACTCTTTGGATAAACAGCGAGCTAGCACCGGTTCAATTACAGCAGCATCTAGCTCTTCCatcttatcaaattcaaggCTCAATCTCATACACCAAATATTGGCCATTAATGGGAATCTGTCATGCAATTTGTCGAACGTTTCATAAACCTGTTTCCACTGCTTCAATGAGACGTGGTGTTTAAGTAGCTTCACATACAGAAAAATATCTGTAGGTTGCTCTTCGATCATATCATTTAGCTTCCCAATAACATCTGACTCATCTCGTACCCTACTTGTGGGGCGTAGAGATGTTGATGTATTGCTACTACTTGGAAGTGGATCTGGCGTAGCTGTACCGTCTGACATATCTCTTTTAATGTCCAGATGACGTCTTAGAAAGATTTCTAATCCCTTTTGATGTCAATACGTCAATTTCAGCTGAAGATTTTACTGGTCTAAAAAGTGTTTTCTTTATAAGCAGCTGAGTCTCAGCTCTAATCCATGTTTATGGTCGTTCCAATCCATACTAAGTTCTTTTTAAATATGTACATCTTGGCTTTTCTGCATAATCAGACTAGAGATTATTTTGGATTTTTGACAGCGATTACTGGTACTACTTTAAAGGAGGGTAACTCTATCGCATCTTGCAATGAAGTTTAGTGGAAGTAGCTTGGAACAGTTTGAGATTTGAATGGAATCATCGACCAGAGAGTAGCTGTTGTGTGACACAGGCCATGCGCATAACATTGAAGACGATATAAGCGAGTTTTTTGATGACTCAATTTGTGCAGAGTATTAAAATTCGATGAGTGGTTCGAAAGTTTTGCATTTATGGGGGCTCAATGGAGAGCCTTCTCTAGTTTCTCCAGAAAGTATTGCATTATGTTGGTTGTTGAAGGGGGGGTATGTTGCCAGTGGAACGGTCCAGGTAGTTTATTCGAATAACACAGATCTCTCGCCAACGGGTGAATTGCCTATATTGATTGATACTTCTGCTAAGATAACGGTTGGATTGTATTCGATCATTGAACACTTGGTTCATGACAATGATGTGAAGTTACTTTCCTCTGCATTGTTGCAGTTCATCtctgaagaattgaagacaTGCACCATGTATCAGTTATATTTGAATCCAGTCAATTATAACGAATACACAAGTAAGATATATTCGTACCTATTGCATTGGCCGTTCTGGTATAACACTCCGTTGAGTGCTAGGAGCCGTGCCAGGGAATTATGTCGGGATATTATGGTTACAATCcctgaagatgaagaaaatgaaagcACAAGCAATCACCAAGATGAATTGAGTGAGAAAGCCACTGAATTAGCTCAATCTAAGGTATTTAAAATTACAAGAGATAGCAAAAGGCAGCAAACCaagaaacttcaagaaCTAAAGAATAACTCTAGGTTCACAACGAAACTGGACAACGTTCTTACAAATTGGGAAAGTGCAAGACAATCTTTGGCATCAGCTGTATTACCTGCAGATTTAGTACTTGTAGCTCATTTAAAGGTACAGATGGCCTTACCTCAAGGTGACCTGTTAAGATCGCATTTAAGAAATCAATATCCTAGTCTTTACGATAAGGTTAACGAACTCATAGAGAAATATGATAACTCACCAGTACCAAACAGGGATCCAACGTTTAGCGAAAGTGGGAACGTGGTAACGTCAACATGCTATTTTTTGAGAACGTTTGTCTAGCGTATACATAAAATTAATGATTTTACAATTCGAACAGGTTAGCTTTTAGGAAACGctccttttcaatttttcttggGCTTCCTTAAGCCTTTATAAATAAAGTAATATACAACTGTACCATCATCATTAACAATCCCCAAGGTTAACCTTTTGATCATGTCCGGAAGCCGGGAAAATATATGGTCCAAACTCTTCATCGAGAAACCACTATTTTTATATTGATGCATTAGTATAGGATAAACGTACTCTTTTCCGTCACTTGGTATATCCTCGCTGTTGCTAGCATCGgcatcattatcattatcatcattgGTTAGTCTATGAGATGGCTTCCCACAAACTATTGGCACATCTTCGAAATTTATAATCTCCGTCTCCGTCCATAATTGCTGGTAGACTAAATTAGTGTAAACCACATCACAAAGCGCAGCATTCATGCTAACCATATACAACCCTACAAAACACACTACCGTTCCTGGAGTATTGGTGGCTATCTAATTGCCATCCcatcagaatcatcagTGTGaactcatctcatctttttGTCCGTTCACACAGAAAAGCTCCCGAGTTGTATTTTTCCAGCTTCAAAGATGTATAAAAATGCATCAAACAATGTAGAAAACATCTGGAAATTTCAAACATCATTAATTCAAGTATTTAGAATAAAGGTGATTTGAATTGTGAGTCTCCTCTGCAAACTGTGACATTTGAAGTCTGTTTTTATATTGCAGTTGACTACTTAGCTCAATTACTTTCGCAGAATGATTTTAGCATCCTGGTTGGTCTTTTCGCTGTTATTCTTACTTGAATCTGCGCTAGGATACAGAAATGTGATCCAGCCAAAGCATACTACTACCACATCAGAAACCCCAAAACCATGGATGCGTACCATTTATGGGACGCAGCCTGAAATTGTGACTCCTACTGTGATTGCTGGTGTGACTTTCGGGCATCCACCAAAAGTTACTCCAGATCCATTGGAAGCCTGGGTTTCATTAAAGAAAGATGGTTCTCCACAGACCATAAAGCCCCAAATCAAGAACGGCCGTACAAAGAACCCATCACCTGATTATGGGACATACTTTAAGACTGCTTCAGTTACAACTTATTCCGAAGAACAGTTAATTGAGATGGGTATAGATCCTGAAGGTCCACATGAAGAGGAAGTACTTGCGGATGAGGACCTTACCTATTTATCATTGAACCCTGTTATCAGATGTACTCCTGACCGTTACTTTAACAAAGGTTTGGCTAAGGACGAAACTAGTGCACCATTCTGTACCCCAAAAGAAAACGCCGATTTGAAAGTTGATAAGACATATTTTGTGTCATGGTTCACTAGATTCTTCGAAAATGATGACGGTGTgaaggaagatgaagttCGTGTTCATTTATCATACGTCCAGGAGAAAGCTCATGATAAGGGATATGCcaaaagagaaatgaaGGCTACGTTTTTCTCCAGTGAATGgttgaaaaatcttgaCGGTATGTATCCTTTGGAAGTAAGGGAAGAGTGGCTACAGGGATCATATAATAAAAAGGTAGTTGTTTCTGTTCAGCCTAAGAGTGTTCCAGACGATGAATTCGATCCATTGGAACATGGTGTTGTAATCAACATTATCTTGGGTTCCAAAGTGTTCAAAACTACCAAAGAACAATTGGCCCTAGAGGATCAAGGTATTACTGACGATACTTGGTACTATGTTGCAATGACCATCCCAACAGCAGTATTATTTGCAGTTGTTTTCATGTACTTCTTCGTACAACTTAATGCTAGATACAGAGATTTTAGCGATGTTAAAAGAGACGcattgaatcaaaaacgTAGAGTCATTGGTAAGTTCAAAGATATGAAAAAATACAAGAACATCAAGAATCACAAATATGACGAACTCCCTCTACACAAAAGTAGTAAacaaagttgaaaagtaaCGAACGAATATGTATTTACTCTATATAAATTTTGTATAGCTAATATTTTATGTGCAGTTTGAACATTTAATAATCAAAATTGACATTAGTCACCAAAATGAAAAAGCTGTTAAGAATAAGTTAAGAATAAGTTGAGAACGATGTAAACTAGCCCTTTAAACTTAACGAACTATAAAAGACAATCTTCAGTGCTTGAACTCATGAATATACAATAACAAATGCTATAAACCTATTCACCTgtagaagaaaaatatcTTTTCATATCCAATTCTCCTTGGCCGCTACTTCACAGATTTTTTCCAAAGTAGCTACTCGAGGATCAGGCTTTCTAGGCTCTTTGTCTAGTCCATCCTCAGGATCAATGACTTCGATATCAAGACTACTTGACTCATCCGGCAAATCCTCTATATAGTAAAAGAACGgttcaagaacaaacattattttccaaaagtCAACTGAACCGCAGTTTGCGAACAGCACATCGATCAAACTAGGTAGATAAACCAGCTCAATATACTCTTCCGCACAGCATACAAACTGATCCAATTGGTAATCCTGTTCCTCTACACTCAAAGTAGAGTACATCTCCGATAATAAAGTCAATTCTTTGCTTATGGTTTTTGGAATATCTTGTCTTGCCTTCCAAAGAAGCTTCTGAGCATTAGCTAATTTGACTTCCacattatcattatctgAGCTCGATTTACTATCGAGCATAAAGCCGGAATTCTCACTCTTTTCTATCAAGTCGTTGTATTCATTGTACAAAGAAATAATTTTCATCATAGGTTTGTACAACTGTTGACATACTTTTCTCTCTGATTTCGGTATGATAACCCTTTCCAGATAATGATTAATCAAGCCTTCCATGAAATTAGCCCATATAGAACTGTAGACGTAGTTTTCGTCATAAAGTGTCTCAtcaaaattcttcttgatattcTCTCTCATCACATTTTCTAACAAAGTACAGAACAattttggttctttcttgatattttttgGCTCCACTTCTTCCTCATAATCCGAGCTATTCGGCTTACCATGTTTGTCCAACCAATAGTCTGGGCCGCCTCGTTGTGAGAGTGTTACTAGCAATAGAAATAGTTTTAATTTATCCATTGGCCTGATCAATTTTAGTACTACATTATCAGAAATCTTCGAAACATCATGATTGATCTTTCTGTGAATGCATGATATGAATGAGTGTATGATACGTGCTGTCCTCTGGCCATAATTGGTGCTTAAATACTCCATGGATGTTACAGTTTTATAATTTGTGTCTTGGAACCTCAAATCTCTAGTAAATTGAAACTTGTATCGCACTTGTTTGCGCGGCTTGCGAGTTGCGTGTGGCACACGAGCTTCTGCGGACATTATCACTATATCCTGTACGTTGTCGAGTTTCTGTAACTTGCTAAGGGTAAGGCCAGCCACTTGTCACCTTTACAAATTCCTTCAGTGAATGTTGATGTCTTCCAAGTTTTCAACACACTTTTGCAGTATCAAAAAGTGAAATTTCAATAGTTTTGTAAAGGAAAAAACAAGATAAACCAATAATGACAAACCCACCGTTAGCATGTATGACAATACTGAAATTTTATACTGAAATATCCAAAAAGAGTTTATTGGATAGAAGATAAATCGTTTCAGGTTAATCAATGAACTACAGTTTTGTCTTAACAGTAATGTGAAATTTCATACACGGCAAGTTATTGTCAACGTGAGTGCACACTAAAACGGCTAAAAAGACgtaaaataaaaaatacATTACAAAATAATCTACTAAAGATATAGGCTGAACTGCAGTTCAATGGCAAAGTTCTGAATTAATGATAGATCTATGGAATTTCCTTgtttattatatttatagGAAAAGTATAGGCACTGATCGAATGAATTGGGGGTTTGGAAGGATAATATTAGTTCATTAAACGACATGAGGTTTACTCAATGTTTTTAGATGTTCTGGAAGAATCTTCATCCGAGTTGATATCAGAAACGTCGACCTTTTCGACGGCATCTGGATCCATACCTAAGTCTCTgattatttcttcttctgacTTCTTAACACCCATCAAACCGTAGGTTGATAGGGAAATTAAACCAAGAACACCTGCTAGACAGGAAAAGGTCATAGCAACAATACCCTTAGCAGTGAAACCATCTGGAATGTTAGCCACTTGAACGTTTTGACCGACTAGATCCAAGAAATCGTTAGTGTTTCCTGCAGCGTTACCTTCCCAAGAAAGACCGACATTTTCGCAGACTTGCTTGTGGTTATCAGTCAATTGTTGGGATTCAGTGTTTTGCATTTCTTCTGGTGCTTCAATCAACAACAATGCAAGACCTTGCTTCAAATGCCATTCAATGTGACAATGGAAGAACCAAACACCTGGATTGTCGGCTTTGAAACGCAAGACTATACTGGATTGTGGATTCACGTAAACGGTATCTCTCATCATTGGGTAATCTGGGAAAGGATTGTGGTCTTCTGGATCGAATGGATGAGGTCCTTCACCAATTGCATCATCGTAACCACGTTCTCTGTCaaccaattggaaaatgtgACCGTGTAAATGGAAAGGATGCTTACCAGTATCGTTGTTATTCAAGacaatttcaataatttcatCCTTTTTCAAGACGAAAGCATTTGTGTTGGTACCATAAACCAATGGATTTAGTGCATCTTTACCAGCCGACAAAGCAGTCATCAATGTTGGGACCTTTGGAGCAGTGAAAGTcaaattattgaagaaagcgTAATTGACaccatttttcaagttaTCCATGACCACATCAACGGTAATAGTATAATCAGGGTCTTCATACAATTCGACTTTATCCAATGGGGTCAAATAGAAATcatccaagaaatcatcTATGCTGTCTACATAGCTTTGTTCAGGCTTTTCTCCATCCTTGTCGTACATCATGTAAGAAGTAGCGTTCAACATCAAATCGTTAGGAATAACGTCTAACATGGTATCATCAAACTTCTGCATGATAGCATAGTTTTTAGAAGTGTCATTCTTAGTGTGAATCAAAACGGAGTAACGTTGTGCCACAGTGATGTAAAGCATAGAAGTTGTGTTTTTTTCAACGTAAACACCATCAACTTCAACGACAGTCATATCATGGTCCTCAATCCAAAAGTATTGTGAGACGAATCCACCAGTATTGACAATTCTCAAGAGATATGTAGTATCTGGTTCGACATTCCAGGTCATGTTTCTAGTGTTGTTAATGATCAAATTCTGAGGAATTGGTTCGGCACCAGTTGGGTTGTAAACGTTCATGAATTTGCGGTCAAGGGTATCGACATTGTCATAATACCATTCGGCAAGTTGCACAACGACTTCTTCGTCATAATCAAATGGCAAAGAATCCT
Proteins encoded in this window:
- the STL1 gene encoding glucose-inactivated glycerol proton symporter STL1 (highly similar to uniprot|P39932 Saccharomyces cerevisiae YDR536W STL1 Glycerol proton symporter of the plasma membrane subject to glucose-induced inactivation strongly but transiently induced when cells are subjected to osmotic shock); the protein is MLAKIVDKFTKRTDTAGLVGRSLRLAVTITAVTGFSLFGYDQGLMSGIITGVRFNDEFPGTKETSDDDRHATVVQGAVTSCYELGCFFGSLFVMMRGEKIGRKPLIIFGALLTIVGAVISTAAFGDHWGLGQFVIGRVITGLGTGMNTSTIPVWQSEMSKPENRGLLVNLEGSVIAVGTMIAYWIDFGLSYVDTSVQWRFPVAMQIFFAILLMIGIVQLPDSPRWLVAQGRREEAMYVLGKLDDLDPNDDQIVAEVSTIQDAVNRFKHQKRSMKELLHGGKGQNLQRALVAASTQFFQQFTGCNAAIYYSTVLFKKTIKLEDRLSLVLGGVFATIYALSTIPSFFLIETLGRRKLFMLGAFGQGCSFLITFACLVHDTTQNAKGAAVGLFLFIVFFGMSILSLPWIYPPEIASMRVRSMTNAFSTCTNWLCNFAVVMFTPIFIQDAGWGCYLFFACINFLYLPVIFFFYPETAGRTLEEIDIIFAKSYTDKTAAWRVAANLPKLSLAEIEDHGNALGLYDDDLEKEDELEEDVDSKEQSHPGFSLFQRKKSSKNVTENNAEKSDATANDNTQTPSSNESNEQN
- the ARG7 gene encoding glutamate N-acetyltransferase (highly similar to uniprot|Q04728 Saccharomyces cerevisiae YMR062C ECM40 Mitochondrial ornithine acetyltransferase catalyzes the fifth step in arginine biosynthesis also possesses acetylglutamate synthase activity regenerates acetylglutamate while forming ornithine), with translation MKVTFSLMQKASKQIDKFALYVPKSGVFPKGFKVATQATGVKKNGNLDLGIIRNVNTSRPSSAAAVFTTNKFKAAPVLVSKEVLEVTGGENVDAIVVNSGCANAVTGEVGLKDAREIAGVANQNLGKQNATLVMSTGVIGQRLSMDKIVPALSQQFETNAFKDDFESWLNLARAISTTDTFPKLISSNFKLANGTEYTLTGIAKGAGMICPNMATLLGFIVTDLPITPSALQKMLRSATDRSFNCISVDGDMSTNDTISMLANGAVDTAVIDENSQDFVQVQTQVTEFAQRLAQLVVRDGEGSTKFVTVNVKNALNFKDAKIIAESISNSMLVKTALYGQDANWGRILCAIGYAKLDNLQSLDDKKINVSFVATDNSEPKELKLIVDGVPQLDIDEARASELLAQQDLEVLVDLGTGSEECQFWTCDLTHEYVTINGDYRS
- the RNA14 gene encoding cleavage polyadenylation factor subunit RNA14 (similar to uniprot|P25298 Saccharomyces cerevisiae YMR061W RNA14 Cleavage and polyadenylation factor I (CF I) component involved in cleavage and polyadenylation of mRNA 3' ends bridges interaction between Rna15p and Hrp1p in the CF I complex), which translates into the protein MSDGTATPDPLPSSSNTSTSLRPTSRVRDESDVIGKLNDMIEEQPTDIFLYVKLLKHHVSLKQWKQVYETFDKLHDRFPLMANIWCMRLSLEFDKMEELDAAVIEPVLARCLSKELGNNDLSLWLSYITYVRKKNDIITGGEEARNIVIQAFQVVVDKCAIFEPKSIQFWNEYLHFLEHWKPVNKFEEQQRVQYIRKLYKTLLCQPMDCLESMWQRYTQWEQDVNQLTARRHIGELSAQYMNARSLYQDWLNITKGLKRNLPITLNQATESNLPKPNEYDVQQLLIWLEWIRWESDNKLELSDDLHKARMTYVYMQAAQHVCFAPEIWFNMANYQGEKNTDSTVITKYLKLGQQCIPNSAVLAFSLSEQYELNTKIPEIETTILSCIDRIHLDLAALMEDDPTNESAINQLKSKLTYVYCVYMNTMKRIQGLAASRKIFGKCRRLKKLVTPDIYLENAYIEYHISKDTKTACKVLELGLKYFATDGEYINKYLDFLIYVNEESQVKSLFESSIDKISDSHLLKMIFQKVIFFESKVGSLNSVRTLEKRFFEKFPEVNKLEEFTNKYKVLDVNYLQRLELDYMVRDVMPEAIALDRGSNNLKRTMREEEDGQAFKKFKANEDPIPPEIVELLKVLPKRQYFKVTIFEAHAFSEFLSDKVTIQ
- the SEN15 gene encoding Sen15p (weakly similar to uniprot|Q04675 Saccharomyces cerevisiae YMR059W SEN15 Subunit of the tRNA splicing endonuclease which is composed of Sen2p Sen15p Sen34p and Sen54p), producing the protein MVSMNAALCDVVYTNLVYQQLWTETEIINFEDVPIVCGKPSHRLTNDDNDNDADASNSEDIPSDGKEYVYPILMHQYKNSGFSMKSLDHIFSRLPDMIKRLTLGIVNDDGTVVYYFIYKGLRKPKKN
- the SAM37 gene encoding SAM complex subunit SAM37 (similar to uniprot|P50110 Saccharomyces cerevisiae YMR060C SAM37 Component of the mitochondrial outer membrane sorting and assembly machinery (SAM) complex required for the sorting of some proteins to the outer membrane after import by the TOM complex), which encodes MSGSKVLHLWGLNGEPSLVSPESIALCWLLKGGYVASGTVQVVYSNNTDLSPTGELPILIDTSAKITVGLYSIIEHLVHDNDVKLLSSALLQFISEELKTCTMYQLYLNPVNYNEYTSKIYSYLLHWPFWYNTPLSARSRARELCRDIMVTIPEDEENESTSNHQDELSEKATELAQSKVFKITRDSKRQQTKKLQELKNNSRFTTKLDNVLTNWESARQSLASAVLPADLVLVAHLKVQMALPQGDLLRSHLRNQYPSLYDKVNELIEKYDNSPVPNRDPTFSESGNVVTSTCYFLRTFV